The following is a genomic window from Mycolicibacterium sp. TY81.
CCGAATACGGCACGCCAGCGCCAGGTCCAGCAGGACGGCACCGGACAACACCCGGTGCCGACGTGGTTGATCCAGACCCGGCTGTGCGGACGAATTGTCCAGGAGCAGCAGATACAGGTCTTCGGCGATCTGAGCCATGAATGTCAGCTGGTGGCCGGCGAAGTAGGGCCGGCCGTCGCAGGGCTAGGCGTGATAGGGCTCGGCCTTGACCAGCGTGACCTTGACGGTGGCGCCGCTGGGCACCGTGTAGCTGCGCTCCTCGCCGACCTTGGCGTCGATCAGCGCGTGGCCGAGCGGCGAGTTGGGGGAGTACACCTCGAGCTTGCCGTCGGTGACGCCTTCCTGGCGGGTGGCGATGAGGAACGTCTCGGTGTCGTTCTGGTCGTCGTCGTAGTAGACGGTCACGACCGAGCCGGGCAGCGCCACACCGGACTTCTTCGGTGCCTCGCCGACCTTGGCGTTGTTGAGCAGTTCCTGCAGCTGACGGATGCGGGCTTCCTGCTGGCCCTGCTCTTCGCGGGCCGCGTGGTAGCCGCCGTTCTCGCGGAGGTCGCCCTCTTCGCGGCGGTCGTTGATCTCGGCAGCGATGACCGGGCGGTTGGCGATCAGCTGATCGAGCTCGGCCTTCAGGCGCTCGAATGCTTCTTCGGTGAGCCAGGTGACCTGGGTATCGGTCATGTCTGCTGCTCTCCTGTCGTTGTAAGCGTGCGTGTATGCCCGGGCGGTGTGTCCGGGGTTGCCCCGTTGCTTGGGGCCGGCGGTGCTGCGATCGCGACGGCAGGTCCAGGTCCCCCCAGAAGGTGCCAGCAGGTGCCCGCTAATGCAGCAATACACGGCCCCAGTCGGAACCGTGTACTGAGCAAGCGTACCACTTGGGCGTCTCCAAACGGTCATGATTTCGCAGTTCGGAGTTCGCCGGACGGTTGGTCACCCGGCCGGTGTTCAGGGCGCGACGAGGTACGACGGCACGTCGGTGCCACAGCCGTAGACGTCGCCGACGACCGGCGGTTTTGTGGACTTCACGACGGCCGTCACCTGGACCGTCTTGGCCTCTGCCGGCACGACGAGAATCTCGCGCCGCCCGGTTTCGCTGCCGTCGAGCGCCCTCGCCCGCACGATGCACACCGCCGGCGTGGACGGGTCCTCGCGCGTGACCGAGATGGTCACCGCAACGGTTTCGTTGTCGATGAGTTTGTAGGTGCTCAACTCGCCCTTGACGGGGGACGTCCCCAGGCGCTGGAAACCGACGAACGCGAGCGCCACACCAGCGACGACGATGAGGAGCGTGAGGCCGATCGCGATGCGGCGACGGGTCAGCCGGGACATGCGCTGGCGCCCGTAGCGGGCGGTCGGACGCTCGATCATGGCTACTTTGGGTGCCCCATCGGTCGGTTCGGAATGCTTGGACTGGAACTATAGGACCCAGCGACATGGTTGGACTGCAGCGAGTTGTCCCACCGAGTAGAGACAGTAGGTAAGGCACACGTGAGCGAACTGCGGTTGATGGCGGTGCACGCGCACCCCGACGACGAGTCGAGCAAGGGTGCGGCCACCATGGCCAAGTACGCGGCCAACGGCGTCCGGGTCATGGTCGTGACCCTGACCGGCGGCGAGCGCGGCGACATCCTGAATCCGGCGATGGACCTGCCCGAGGTGCACGGCCGCATCCATGAGGTCCGCCGTGACGAGATGGCCAGGGCCGCCGAAATCCTCGGCGTCGAGCACCACTGGCTGGGGTTCGTCGACTCCGGGCTGCCCGAGGGTGACCCGCTGCCGCCGCTGCCCGACGGCTGCTTCGCGGTGGTGCCGATCGAAGAGCCCGTCCGCCGGCTGGTGCGGGTGATCCGCGAGTTCCGGCCGCACGTGATCACCACGTACGACGAGAACGGCGGCTACCCGCACCCCGACCACATCCGCACTCACCAGGTGTCGATGGCGGCCTACGAAGCGGCCGCCGACCATGTGCAGTTCCCCGAAGAGGGCGAGCCCTGGAGCATCGCGAAGCTGTACTACGGCCACGGTTTCCTGCGCCGGCGCATGCAGCTGCTGCAGGACGAGTTCGCCAAGCACGGCGAGGTCGGGCCGTTCGAGAAGTGGCTGCAGCACTGGGACCCCGAGCACGATCCCTTCGCCAACCGGGTGACGACCCGCATCGAGTGTGCCGACTTCTTCGAGCAGCGGGACCGCGCGCTGCTGGCGCATGCCACGCAGATCGACCCGAACGGTGACTTCTTCCGCGCGCCCATCGAATGGCAGCAGCGGCTGTGGCCGACCGAGGAGTACGAATTGGCCCGATCCAGGGTTCCGGTGACGTTGCCCGAGACCGATCTGTTCACGGGAGTATCGCTGTGATTTCTGTTCCGCTCACCATCCTGCTGGCCGAAGGTCCGCGCCAGACGGGGCCCGACTTCGGCAAGGCCAGCCCGGCCGGGCTGGTGATCACGCTGATCCTGTTGATCGCCGTGGTGGCCCTGGTCTGGTCGATGAACCGGCACCTGCGCAAGCTGCCCGAATCCTTCGACCCCGCGCATCCCGAACCGGATCAGGCGGTCGACGACGGCACCGTCGGCGGCGTGCCGCACGAGGCGCCGACGGGTGACGCCGGCCCCGACGGCACTACAAAGCCAGAAACCGGGTAAGACTCCAGGTATGGCCAACACGCTCGGCTCCGCCACCAGCCCCTACCTCCGCCAGCACGCCGACAACCCGGTGCACTGGCAGCAGTGGACGCCGGAGGCCCTGGCCGAGGCCGCGGCCCGCGACGTGCCGATCCTGCTGTCCATCGGCTATGCCGCCTGCCACTGGTGCCATGTGATGGCGCACCAGTCCTTCGAGGACCACGACGTGGCTGCGGTGACGAACGAGAACTTCGTGTGCATCAAGGTCGACCGGGAGGAACGTCCCGACCTCGACGCCATCTACATGAACGCCACGGTCGCGATGACGGGCCAGGGCGGCTGGCCCATGACGTGCTTCCTGACGCCCGACGGCCGGCCCTTCTTCTGCGGCACGTACTACCCGAAAGACAGCTTCCTGCAGCTGCTTTCGGCGGTGACCGACACCTGGCAGAACCGGCGGGACGAGGTCGAGCAGGCATCCGACCAGATCGCCACGGAGCTGCGCAAGATGTCGTCCGCGCTGCCCTCAGGTGGCCCGGTCCCGTCACCCGAGCTGTGTGACCACGCCGTCGCCGCGGTGCTGCGCGACGAGGACCATGCCCGCGGTGGCTTCGGCCGGGCGCCGAAGTTCCCGCCGTCGGCATTGCTGGAAGCCCTGCTGCGGCACCATGAACGCACCGGTTCGGGCCTCGACGCCGTGGAACGCACAGGTGCCGCGATGGCGCGCGGCGGCATCTACGACCAACTGGCGGGCGGCTTCGCCCGGTACAGCGTCGACGCGTCGTGGGTGGTGCCGCACTTCGAAAAGATGTTGTACGACAACGGATTGCTGTTGCGGGTGTACGCCCACTGGGCACGGTTGACCGGAAACCCGTTGGCCCGCAAGGTGGCCGACGAGACGGCGCGGTTCATCATCGACGACCTCGGCGACGGCGGCATGTTCGTCTCGTCGCTGGACGCCGACACCGCCGGGCACGAGGGCCTGACATACGTGTGGACGCCGGCGGAGCTGGTGTCGGTGCTGGGCAACGACGACGGGCTTTGGGCCGCTGCGCTTTTCGAAGTCACCGAGGCCGGCACGTTCGAGCACGGCAGCTCGGTGCTGCAGCTGCTGACCGACCCCGACGACGCCGCCCGCTTCGAGCAGGTTCGCGCGAAGTTGATGGCAGCCAGGGCGCTGCGGCCGCAGCCGGGACGCGACGACAAGATCGTCACCGCCTGGAACGGCTTCGCCATCACGGCGCTCGCGGAGGCGTCCGTCGCACTCGGCAAGCCCGAATTCCTCGCTGCCGCAACGGGTTGCGCCCGCCGGCTGCTGGATCTGCATCTGGTCGACGGCCGGCTGCGCCGGGCCAGCCTCGGCGGCGTCGTCGGCGACAGCGTCGGGATCCTGGAGGACTACGCGGCGCTCGCGACGGGCCTGCTGACGCTGCATCAGGTGACCGGCGATGACAGCTGGCTGACGGCCGCGCACGGTCTGCTCGACACCGCGCTGACGCACTTCGCCGACCCGGACCGCGGTGGCCGCTGGTTCGACACCGCGGATGACGCCGAGGCCCTGCTGGTGCGCCCCGCCGACCCGGTCGACGGGGCGACGCCGTCGGGTGCGTCGTTGGTCGCCGAGGCGCTGCTGACGTTCGCGCACCTGGCCGCCGAACCCGAGCGGTACCTCGATGCGGCCGCCGCCACACTGGCGTCGGCAACCCCCATCCTGGCCCGCTCGCCACGCGGCGGTGGCCACTGGCTGGCGGTCACGGAAGCGGCCGTCCGCGGCCCCATTCAGATCGCGGTGGCCTGCACCGGTCCGGACTCGGAATTGCTCGGTGCGGCACGCAGATTCGCGCCCGGTGGCGCCATCGTCGTCGGTGGTGCCGAGGGGTCGTCGACGCTGCTCGACGGACGTGGCCGCGTGCACGGCCAGGACGCCGCGTACGTCTGCCGTGGCCAGGCGTGTGACCTTCCGGTGACGACGGCGGGGGATCTCGGCGCTGCCCTCGGCGCGGCCGTGTAGCGTGCGGCGCATGCCCAGCGCTGAGCAGATCACCGAAAACGTCAACCGCTATCTGGACCTCGTCGACGTCGCCGACGCCGACGGGATCGCGGAGCTGTACGCCGTCGATGCCGCCATCGAGGACCCGGTCGGCGGTGAGGTGCACGTCGGCCGCCAGACGATCCACGGCTTCTACTCGAACATCGCGGGCACCAAGAACTCCCACGAACTGCACACGCTGCGGGTCTGCGGCCACGAGGCCGCGTTCTACTGGACCCTGACCGTCAACAGCGCCATGCGCATCGACATCATCAGCACCATGAACTTCGACGCCGACGCCAAGATCATGTCCATGAAGGCGTACTGGGGCCCGGCGAACGTCACCCAGCTCTGAGCGATTTGTGCA
Proteins encoded in this region:
- the mca gene encoding mycothiol conjugate amidase Mca yields the protein MSELRLMAVHAHPDDESSKGAATMAKYAANGVRVMVVTLTGGERGDILNPAMDLPEVHGRIHEVRRDEMARAAEILGVEHHWLGFVDSGLPEGDPLPPLPDGCFAVVPIEEPVRRLVRVIREFRPHVITTYDENGGYPHPDHIRTHQVSMAAYEAAADHVQFPEEGEPWSIAKLYYGHGFLRRRMQLLQDEFAKHGEVGPFEKWLQHWDPEHDPFANRVTTRIECADFFEQRDRALLAHATQIDPNGDFFRAPIEWQQRLWPTEEYELARSRVPVTLPETDLFTGVSL
- a CDS encoding nuclear transport factor 2 family protein; translation: MPSAEQITENVNRYLDLVDVADADGIAELYAVDAAIEDPVGGEVHVGRQTIHGFYSNIAGTKNSHELHTLRVCGHEAAFYWTLTVNSAMRIDIISTMNFDADAKIMSMKAYWGPANVTQL
- a CDS encoding thioredoxin domain-containing protein → MANTLGSATSPYLRQHADNPVHWQQWTPEALAEAAARDVPILLSIGYAACHWCHVMAHQSFEDHDVAAVTNENFVCIKVDREERPDLDAIYMNATVAMTGQGGWPMTCFLTPDGRPFFCGTYYPKDSFLQLLSAVTDTWQNRRDEVEQASDQIATELRKMSSALPSGGPVPSPELCDHAVAAVLRDEDHARGGFGRAPKFPPSALLEALLRHHERTGSGLDAVERTGAAMARGGIYDQLAGGFARYSVDASWVVPHFEKMLYDNGLLLRVYAHWARLTGNPLARKVADETARFIIDDLGDGGMFVSSLDADTAGHEGLTYVWTPAELVSVLGNDDGLWAAALFEVTEAGTFEHGSSVLQLLTDPDDAARFEQVRAKLMAARALRPQPGRDDKIVTAWNGFAITALAEASVALGKPEFLAAATGCARRLLDLHLVDGRLRRASLGGVVGDSVGILEDYAALATGLLTLHQVTGDDSWLTAAHGLLDTALTHFADPDRGGRWFDTADDAEALLVRPADPVDGATPSGASLVAEALLTFAHLAAEPERYLDAAAATLASATPILARSPRGGGHWLAVTEAAVRGPIQIAVACTGPDSELLGAARRFAPGGAIVVGGAEGSSTLLDGRGRVHGQDAAYVCRGQACDLPVTTAGDLGAALGAAV
- the greA gene encoding transcription elongation factor GreA; this translates as MTDTQVTWLTEEAFERLKAELDQLIANRPVIAAEINDRREEGDLRENGGYHAAREEQGQQEARIRQLQELLNNAKVGEAPKKSGVALPGSVVTVYYDDDQNDTETFLIATRQEGVTDGKLEVYSPNSPLGHALIDAKVGEERSYTVPSGATVKVTLVKAEPYHA
- a CDS encoding DUF4307 domain-containing protein, which encodes MIERPTARYGRQRMSRLTRRRIAIGLTLLIVVAGVALAFVGFQRLGTSPVKGELSTYKLIDNETVAVTISVTREDPSTPAVCIVRARALDGSETGRREILVVPAEAKTVQVTAVVKSTKPPVVGDVYGCGTDVPSYLVAP